One Pristiophorus japonicus isolate sPriJap1 chromosome X, sPriJap1.hap1, whole genome shotgun sequence genomic region harbors:
- the LOC139240854 gene encoding transmembrane protein 198-like, translating to MTSTLLDFDLMDTGQEDVDVNRCDLEVERKYQLIPSIICAMCCLFGVIYCFFGYRCFKAVMFLCGLMFGSIIIFLLCYKERVLDIQLSVEASAGIGLGIGILCGLVTMLVRSVGLFMIGLVLGLLVATVTLIVMEQFYHPHTIWVPVGLLIGIGMLFAVLTLQWQKLFTIISTAVFGGAIITLTVDYFIELFLLAQYVYERLKIAPSLPVCWYSWVILGIWPVLSILGILVQWKLTAEGYSHTEVIISKRQKRVQLMRIRQKEAKKRQRASQAEGTYRRKPYPVKRYAGDILSPSYIQSIRDRQTGTSMSSLNTNIHTIVDLDYDCGSTVPLTATTPVVTA from the exons ATGACCTCTACACTCTTGGACTTTGACCTCATGGACACAGGCCAGGAGGACGTTGATGTGAACCGCTGTGACCTGGAGGTGGAAAGGAAATATCAACTCATTCCATCCATTATTTGTGCCATGTGTTGCCTTTTTGGGGTCATCTACTGCTTCTTTG GTTATCGCTGTTTCAAGGCTGTCATGTTCCTCTGTGGGCTAATGTTTGGCTCCATCATCATTTTCCTGCTGTGTTACAAGGAACGAGTTCTGGACATTCAGCTGAGCGTGGAGGCCAGTGCAGGCATTGGTCTCGGCATTGGAATCCTGTGCGGACTGGTTACCATGCTTGTCCGCAGTGTAGGCCTCTTCATGATTGGCCTGGTGCTTGGCCTGCTGGTAGCAACCGTCACCCTCATCGTGATGGAGCAGTTCTACCACCCACACACCATCTGGGTTCCAGTGGGGCTTCTTATTGGCATCGGGATGCTGTTTGCTGTCCTAACTTTACAGTGGCAAAAACTCTTCACCATTATCTCCACCGCGGTCTTTGGTGGCGCCATCATTACACTAACTGTGGACTACTTCATTGAGCTGTTTCTGTTGGCGCAGTATGTCTACGAGAGGCTCAAGATCGCTCCCTCGCTGCCTGTGTGTTGGTACAGTTGGGTGATCCTTGGCATCTGGCCGGTGCTGAGCATTCTGGGAATCCTGGTCCAATGGAAATTGACAGCGGAAGGCTACTCACACACTGAAG TTATTATCAGTAAACGACAAAAACGAGTGCAGTTGATGAGGATACGACAGAAGGAAGCAAAGAAGCGACAGCGGGCGTCACAGGCAGAGGGCACATACCGCAGGAAGCCGTACCCAGTCAAGCGATACGCGGGAGACATTCTTTCACCG AGCTACATCCAGAGTATCCGAGATCGGCAGACAGGAACATCCATGAGTAGTCTGAACACAAACATTCACACCATCGTGGATCTGGATTATGACTGCGGTTCCACCGTCCCACTCACAGCCACAACCCCAGTTGTCACAGCGTGA